The Microbulbifer pacificus sequence TGCGGTCGGGAATTGCTTAGAAGTGAAGAAGCGAGAGTGCTTTTTATATTTAAGTCGTTCGGATTCTCTCCGGCAGCATCCTTCGCATAGATCAGTGCTTCTTGATATTGTCCGTCCTCCAATAATGTAGTTGTCAGGGCGAGAGAAATTTCTGTTTTTTGGCCGCAGACTCGAATTCCCTCTTTGAGTACCTCAACTGATGCTTTAATATTTTGTGAGTCGCGCAATAGATTTCCATAAACTGCCCAAAGCCGCGATTGTTCCGGATTTTTTTTGATGTTTGCTTCCAGAGTGTCCAGATAGTTATTGTCTCCTCGCATAAATCGGAGATTTGCAAGCATCATGTGAGAGTCTGCAGAATGCGGATTTAATTCCAAGGATCTGTGCAGAGCAAGTTCCGCTTCCATTTCACAGTTGAGTGCTAACAGTGCGCTGGCGCGGTTATACTCAAGTTCGCTGGTTTTTAGACCGAAGTCTTCTGCTTTCCGTAACTCATCAAGCGCCTCTTCTGCCCGGTTAACCTGAGATAGTAGTGCTCCAAGGTTGTGATGTGTTATCGCATTTTTAGGATTTAACTCGATAGATTTTCGGTATGACTTTTCTGCGTTCGAAAGATCCCCTGTGGATTTCAGCGCCTGACCGAGAATGCCCCAGAGTTCTGCGTCAGCTGTAGCCTGGGCTAAAAATTGCCGGGCGAGGTCGGCAGATCTTTTGGGGTCGATAATATTGAGTAGACGTAATAGTGCGATTTTGGCTGGGCGAAAATGGGGGTTGCATTGGAGTGCGCTTAGGTACAGTTGCAGTGACTCTTCAAATCGACTCTGCGATCGATAAAAATTAGCGAGGTTTGTTCGAAATTCGGCATTATCTTGGGATTGTTCGATACTGAGTTTCAGGAATTTCTCTGCATCTGATATATTTTTTGATTGCTTCAATATCAATCCGAGAAGATGGTTTGCCTCTGCAAAGTCTGGAGTGGCACTAACGATGCGTCGGCAGCAAGACTCTGCCTGCGCAAGCTCGCCATTTTTCCACATGGTATGGCAGTGATATAAATCTAACTGGGCTTTTCTATCTGGCATCGACATTTGTAAGTATATGGGGCGTGTAGAGCGTTTTATTTAAGTGATTGCTCGCTAGTCTATAGGAATTTGATTTTTATAAAAAAGGCGATGGGCTCGCGCCCACCGCCTTTTGATTACCTGTATCCGATAATTATCAGAACTGGTAGTTAAGAGCCACAAAGTACTGGCGACCCAGTACATCGTACTGAGATGGATCAGTGTTGGACTGTACGTAAGACGGGTAGATGTGAGGTGTTTCATCGGTCAGGTTCAAAATGCCGGCACGCAGCGACAGACCTTCCATTGCGCCATTACTGAAGGCATAAGACGCATTCAGGTCATAGTAGTGCATGTCCGGGATTCTGAAGTCCTCAACACCGAAGTCCTGCATGGCATCAACAAAACGCCAGCGGGCACCAACGGAGATATCGTTGATGTCGTAGCGGAGTCCCATGTTCCATTTCCACTCGGGGAAGCTGGATGCGATGGTATAGCCAGCAGTACCTGCATATTCAACGAAGGCGTCGCCTGGCAGTTCCTGCACTTTATAGGAGTGCGTGTAAGTCGCCATCCAGTTCAGGTTCAGGCTGCCTGGGCCTGCATCTACAGTCCAGTCATACTGAACATCAATACCGCGAGTCGCGATACCACCCAGGTTCTGCGAAACTTCCTGTGCATTAACAATTTCTCCGGAAGAGTTACGGGAGAATTGGCTACAGAAGAAGTTGTCATTGCTGAAGGTGGGGTTGTATTCCGCAGAGAAGCAACGTTCGATCGAAGTAGATGCAGAGATTTGAGAAATCGCATCTTCGATTTCAATATTGAACAGGTCGATAGAAAGCTGCATGTCGGAATAGATTCCGTCAAGCGGCGATGTGAATACCAATCCCAGAGAGAAGGTATCTGCAGTTTCTTCCTGAAGATCTGGGTTACCACCGTTCAGGCCCTGGACCTGGGAATTGGTGTATGTGAATACATCCATTGCCGCAGCAGGAATCCCCTGCGCAGTACAGAGCTGTTCAACACCGGCTACGTTCGGGGCTTTGTCACCACGGAATGCCGCATTGTTGACGGAGCAAGGATCACCCAAGCCCTGAATACTGGGGAAGTTGGTTTGCTGAGGAGTATACAGCTCGGAAATATTGGGAGCACGAACAGCACGCTGCATGGTGCCGCGCAGCATCAGTGACTCAACTGGACG is a genomic window containing:
- a CDS encoding putative 2OG-Fe(II) oxygenase gives rise to the protein MPDRKAQLDLYHCHTMWKNGELAQAESCCRRIVSATPDFAEANHLLGLILKQSKNISDAEKFLKLSIEQSQDNAEFRTNLANFYRSQSRFEESLQLYLSALQCNPHFRPAKIALLRLLNIIDPKRSADLARQFLAQATADAELWGILGQALKSTGDLSNAEKSYRKSIELNPKNAITHHNLGALLSQVNRAEEALDELRKAEDFGLKTSELEYNRASALLALNCEMEAELALHRSLELNPHSADSHMMLANLRFMRGDNNYLDTLEANIKKNPEQSRLWAVYGNLLRDSQNIKASVEVLKEGIRVCGQKTEISLALTTTLLEDGQYQEALIYAKDAAGENPNDLNIKSTLASSLLSNSRPQEAKTLITQLREAAPLNQEYIALEAVAARLLQDPFYHELYNFNAFVQTFDIEPPAGWQSITDFHRDLIPELESRHRFSAHPLNQSLRSGTQTAQSLLADRSPIIRAFLQSLSTPLEEYRNSIGFTPDHPFRSRSKGKISISGCWSVRLGANGFHVNHIHPQGWVSSVYYVEVPEEISNHSKKCGWLKLGEPRFHVPNAGPEWFVEPTPGKLVLFPSYMWHGTIPFISKKSRLTIAFDAVTDT